CGGACGTGCAGCGGCGCCAGATGACGACGGTGCTCGCGCCGAACGTCCACAATATCGCGATCGACGGCGACTTCGACACCGCGCAGGCGCTGGTCAAGGCGATGTTCAACGACGCGGGCTTCTCCGGCCGCTTCCGCCTGTCCGCGGTCAATTCGATCAACTGGGCGCGCCTGATGGCGCAGGTCGTCTATTATTTCTACGCCGCGGTGCGCCTCGGCGCGCCCGATCGGGCAGTCGCCTTTTCCGTCCCCACGGGCAATTTCGGCGACGTCTTCGCCGGCTATGTCGCGGCGCGCATGGGCCTGCCGGTGGCCAAGCTGATCGTCGCGACCAACGTCAACGACATCCTCTACCGCGCGCTGTCGGCGGCGGACTACAGCCGCGGCACCCCCGTGCCGACCGCGACACCGTCGATGGATATCCAGGTGTCGTCCAACTTCGAACGGCTGCTGTTCGACGCCAACGGCCGCGACGCGGGCGCGCTGGCGGCGCAGATGGCGGGCTTCGAGCGCGACGGCGCGATGCGGCTGACCAATGCGCAGGCGGATTTCGCCAAATCGCTGTTCGTGCCCGCGCGCGTCGATGCGGACGGCATGACGATGGCGATGCGCTGGGCGGCGGATCATGCCGGGCAGACGCTCGACCCGCACACGGCGATCGCGCTTGCCGCCGCGCGCGCCGCGACCGATCTCGACGTGCCCGTGGTGACGCTGGCGACCGCGCATCCCGCGAAATTCCCCGACGCGGTCGAGCGCGCGACCGGGCGCCGCCCCGGCCTGCCCGCGCGCCTCGGCGACCTGTTCGATCGTGAGGAACGCTTCGCCAGTCTGCCCGGCACGTTCGACGCCGTCACCGCCTATATCGCCGAACGCGCGAGCCCACGCGCATGAAGGTCGAAACGCTGATCGGCGAGCCGTGGTCGGACTACGGGCTGATCGATTCGGGTCACGGCCGAAAGCTCGAGCGGTACGGCCGCTTTCGCTTCATCCGCCCCGAACCGCAGGCGATGTGGGCGCCCGCGACCGACGACTGGCGCGCGCAGGGCGAATTCGTGCCGGGGTCGGACGAGGAAGGCGGCGGCCGCTGGGTCTTCGCCGATCCGGTGCCGCAGGGTGGCTGGCCGATGAAATGGGAAGAGGTACGCTTCACCGCGCAGACGACGCCGTTCCGCCACCTCGGCTTCTTTCCCGACATGGCGCCGGTGTGGCGCTGGATGCGCGACCGCGTCGACGGCATGGACGCGCCCGAATGCATGAACCTGTTCGGCTATACCGGCGTCGGCACGCTGGCGATGGCGAGCATCGGCGCGAAGATGGTGCACGTCGACGCCTCCAAGAAATCGGTCGAGGCGGCGCGCGGCAATGCGGCGCTGTCGGGCCTTGCCGACGCGCCCGTCCGCTGGATCATCGACGATGCGGCGAAATTCGTCGCGCGCGAGGTGCGCCGCGGTCGCCGCTATGACGGCATCCTGCTCGATCCGCCCAAATACGGCCGCGGGCCGGAGGGCGAGGTGTGGCGGCTCGAAGAGGACCTGCCGCGCCTGATCGCCGATTGCCGCCGGCTGCTCGACGCCGATTCGCGATTCCTGTTCCTCACCGTCTATGCGGTGCGGATGAGCGCGCTCGCGATCGGCGAGCTGCTCCGCCAGGTCTTCGCCGACCTGCCCGGCAGCGTCGAGGCGGGCGAACTGGGTGTGCGCGAGGAAGCGCGCGGCCTTGCCCTCCCCACCGCGATCTGGGCGCGATGGTCTCGCTAAATCATTGAAATTGTAGACTATTCCATCCCGGCACGCATCCCCGCGGCGGCGACGAACGGCGCGCCTGCGACGAGCAGCAGGCTGGTCGCACCGAGCAGCTTGAACGCCCCCTCGCCGTCCCCGACACCGAAGATCAAGAGCGGCACGGCGAGCGGCAGCATCACCAGCCCCGCCACCGCGCCGGCACCGCGCAGCCCCGCGACCAGCGCGCCCGTCGCGACGCCCAGCGCGGCAAGGCCCGGCGTGCCGAGCAGCAACCCGATCTCGACCCGCCACAGCGCCGCTGCGGACAGGTCCAGCAGTCCCGCCGCGACCACCGCGGCCAGCATCAACGCCGGCGCGAAGCCCAGCCAGTGCGCCACCAGCTTCGCCGCCGCGACCAGCGCCAGCGGCACGTCGCGCACCGCCAGCTGATCGATCACGCCGCTTTCCAGATCGGGCGCCACGAGCCGCTCGGCGGGGAGCAGCGCGGCGAGCAGCGCCGCCGCCCAGATCACGCCGCCGCCGATCCGCCCGAGCAGCGCCGCATCGGGACCGACCGCGAACGGGAACAGTGTCGCGACCAGCAGGAAAAACGCGATCGGCCACGACAGCCCCCCGCTCGCCCAGGCACGCCGCAGGTCGCGCAGGATCAGCCGGCCCGCGATCATCGCCCCAGCACCAGCGGCTGCGCGTCGGGCAGCGCGACGGCGACGTGGCTCGCGACGACGACGATGCCGCCCGCCGCGCGGTGATCCGCGATCAGCCGGTCGAGCCGCGCCGCGCCATCCCCGTCGAGGCCGTTGGCGGGTTCGTCGAGCAGCCAGATCGGCGCGCCGCTGCCGAGGATGCGGGCAAGGCCGGCGCGCCGCCGCTGCCCGGTCGACAGCATCCGCACCGGCACGTCCGCGACCTCCGCCAGCCCCAGCGCGTCGATCGC
This portion of the Sphingomonas sp. FARSPH genome encodes:
- the thrC gene encoding threonine synthase, with the protein product MRYVSTRGAAPALDFRDVTLAGLASDGGLYVPETWPTLSRDAIAELAGLSYVDTAVAVMAPFVAGSLSEDELRALCTAAYGRFAHAAVTPLVQLDHDQWLLELFHGPTLAFKDVALQLLGQLFERFLTGSATPVTIVGATSGDTGSAAIDAVAGRAGIDIFMLHPSGRVSDVQRRQMTTVLAPNVHNIAIDGDFDTAQALVKAMFNDAGFSGRFRLSAVNSINWARLMAQVVYYFYAAVRLGAPDRAVAFSVPTGNFGDVFAGYVAARMGLPVAKLIVATNVNDILYRALSAADYSRGTPVPTATPSMDIQVSSNFERLLFDANGRDAGALAAQMAGFERDGAMRLTNAQADFAKSLFVPARVDADGMTMAMRWAADHAGQTLDPHTAIALAAARAATDLDVPVVTLATAHPAKFPDAVERATGRRPGLPARLGDLFDREERFASLPGTFDAVTAYIAERASPRA
- a CDS encoding class I SAM-dependent methyltransferase, with the translated sequence MKVETLIGEPWSDYGLIDSGHGRKLERYGRFRFIRPEPQAMWAPATDDWRAQGEFVPGSDEEGGGRWVFADPVPQGGWPMKWEEVRFTAQTTPFRHLGFFPDMAPVWRWMRDRVDGMDAPECMNLFGYTGVGTLAMASIGAKMVHVDASKKSVEAARGNAALSGLADAPVRWIIDDAAKFVAREVRRGRRYDGILLDPPKYGRGPEGEVWRLEEDLPRLIADCRRLLDADSRFLFLTVYAVRMSALAIGELLRQVFADLPGSVEAGELGVREEARGLALPTAIWARWSR
- a CDS encoding heme exporter protein CcmB — protein: MIAGRLILRDLRRAWASGGLSWPIAFFLLVATLFPFAVGPDAALLGRIGGGVIWAAALLAALLPAERLVAPDLESGVIDQLAVRDVPLALVAAAKLVAHWLGFAPALMLAAVVAAGLLDLSAAALWRVEIGLLLGTPGLAALGVATGALVAGLRGAGAVAGLVMLPLAVPLLIFGVGDGEGAFKLLGATSLLLVAGAPFVAAAGMRAGME